The DNA region GCGTGATGGTCACCTTGTCGCCGACGACCGAACCACCGGTCTCCAGCGGCATGTCGAGGGTGATGCCGAAGTCCTTGCGATTGAGCACGACCGAGGCCTCGAAGCCGGCGACCTCACCGTGGCCCATGCCGGGGTTGACGCCGTTGAACTCCAGGTTCAAGGTCACGGGCCGGGTGATGCCCTTGAGGGTGAAGTCGCCGTCGACGGCGTAGCCGTCGCCGTCTGCGCGGACCGCGGTGGAGGTGAAAGTCGCCAGCGGGTACTTCTCGGCGTCGAAGAAGTCCGTGGACTTGAGATGCCCGTCGCGCTGCTCGTTGCGGGTGTTGATCGACTCGACGGAAACCTCGGCCTGCACCGACGGCGTGCCGTCCTCGGCGATGGTGATCGCGCCGCTGAAGGTCTCGAACTCGCCTCGGACCTTGCTGACGACGAGGTGGCGTACCGAGAAGCCGACCGAGGAGTGCACGGGGTCGATGGCCCAGGTGCCGGTGGACAGTTGGCTGGTGGCGGTGGTCATGGGATGTCTCTTTTCGTGGACGGGCGTCGGGTCCTCCGACGGGGTACCTCCGGCTAAACGGACCATGGTCCGAATTCATTCCCGGGTAGTCTTCCCGCGTGAACAGCGCGGAACTCGACGAGCGATTCACCCGTCTCGACCCCACGATCTGGACGGCGTCCTACCTGCCGGCGTGGAGTTCCCGAACCGCAGCCGCGGCGACGTACGAGACCGGACCTGGCGGCCTCGACCTGTCGATTCCACCGTCACAGCCCCTGTGGTGCCCCGACCTGCACGACGGGCCTCTGCGGGTGTCCGCCATCCACAGCGCCAACCGATCTGGCCCCGTCGGCTCCACCGACGCGCCGCAACCGTTCCGCGAGGGGTTGGTGGTGCGTGAGGCGCAACCCACTGTCCTCGGTTTTGTCCCGCACTTCGGCAGCATCTCCGTCACCTGTTCGGCGCACCTGACTCCACGCTCGATGTGCTCGGCGTGGATGGTCGGCCTCGAGGACGAACCCGAGCGGTGCGGCGAGATCTGTCTTATGGAGGTGTTCGGCGACTCGATCGTCGACGGTCGCGCCTCGGTGGGCCAGGGTATCCACCGGTTCCGTGATCCTGCACTGCGCGAAGATTTCTCGGCCGACCCGCGCGAGATCGACATCGAAGAGTCGCACACCTATGCCGTCCGCTGGCGGCGGGGATCGGTCGAGTTCACCATCGACGGGGTTACGACCCGCACCGCCGACCAGGCGCCCGACTACCCGATGATGCTGATTCTCGGGCTGTTCGACTTCCCGGACCGCCCCGGCGATCCCGGCGATGTGCCCCACCTGCGGGTGGCGCAGGTGACGGGCTCCGATCTCTCGTAGCCCGCGAGCGCGCGCGAAATGCCAATCTGCCGCGGCGTGTCGCGTGCAGACATGCGCGCTCGCGAAACAACGCTCCCTTGCGGGACAGCGGGGCTACAGCCGGGCGGCCAGCTCCGTGCCCTGACGAATGGCCCGCTTGGCGTCCAGCTCGGC from Mycobacterium sp. DL includes:
- a CDS encoding glycoside hydrolase family 16 protein yields the protein MNSAELDERFTRLDPTIWTASYLPAWSSRTAAAATYETGPGGLDLSIPPSQPLWCPDLHDGPLRVSAIHSANRSGPVGSTDAPQPFREGLVVREAQPTVLGFVPHFGSISVTCSAHLTPRSMCSAWMVGLEDEPERCGEICLMEVFGDSIVDGRASVGQGIHRFRDPALREDFSADPREIDIEESHTYAVRWRRGSVEFTIDGVTTRTADQAPDYPMMLILGLFDFPDRPGDPGDVPHLRVAQVTGSDLS
- a CDS encoding YceI family protein, which codes for MTTATSQLSTGTWAIDPVHSSVGFSVRHLVVSKVRGEFETFSGAITIAEDGTPSVQAEVSVESINTRNEQRDGHLKSTDFFDAEKYPLATFTSTAVRADGDGYAVDGDFTLKGITRPVTLNLEFNGVNPGMGHGEVAGFEASVVLNRKDFGITLDMPLETGGSVVGDKVTITLEIEALKQA